In Lujinxingia sediminis, a single genomic region encodes these proteins:
- the secG gene encoding preprotein translocase subunit SecG translates to MQTLLLVIHVIVSFVIVVVILLQSGKGGGMGSGFGGAAAVGQQIFGGRGAATFLGKLTVALGATFFVTSMALAWYSSRPQSALDLSQTAGETPQSQVEQIIEEGGGGAAPAPANPAPIELNVETPEEVAPAPAEEVPAEEAPAPADVAPTPAEEAP, encoded by the coding sequence ATGCAAACCTTATTGCTCGTCATCCACGTTATTGTCAGCTTCGTTATTGTTGTCGTGATCTTGCTGCAGTCGGGCAAGGGCGGTGGCATGGGTTCCGGTTTTGGAGGTGCCGCGGCGGTCGGCCAGCAGATCTTCGGTGGACGGGGCGCGGCGACCTTCCTGGGCAAGCTGACCGTGGCACTGGGCGCGACCTTCTTTGTGACCAGCATGGCGCTTGCCTGGTACTCCAGCCGGCCGCAGTCGGCGCTGGACCTGAGCCAGACTGCCGGCGAGACGCCGCAGTCGCAGGTCGAGCAGATCATTGAAGAAGGTGGTGGCGGTGCGGCGCCTGCTCCGGCGAATCCAGCGCCGATCGAGCTCAATGTGGAGACGCCGGAAGAGGTGGCTCCGGCCCCGGCCGAAGAGGTTCCCGCCGAAGAGGCGCCCGCTCCGGCCGACGTGGCACCGACCCCGGCTGAAGAAGCTCCGTAA
- a CDS encoding 2,3,4,5-tetrahydropyridine-2,6-dicarboxylate N-succinyltransferase has translation MKRPELLNAIDAHFERPAETLGEEARADFEAFLKLLERGEVRAAYPSEEGWVVEPSVKRGILLGFRLGQNVEMGGADLQFSDKDTYPAQRLPVVERGIRVVPGGSSVRRGAYIGERVTMMPPAFVNVGAYVGAQSMVDSHALVGSCAQIGERVHLSAGAQIGGVLEPIGQTPVVVEDDALIGGNTGLYEGVQVGKGAVIGAGCVITASTPVFDLVREEVYRATAEEPLKIPAGAVVIPGSRPARGEFAKAHGLTMAALLIIKYRDDRTDARSALEELLR, from the coding sequence GTGAAGCGTCCCGAACTTCTCAACGCGATTGATGCTCATTTCGAACGCCCGGCCGAGACTCTCGGAGAGGAAGCGCGCGCCGACTTTGAGGCGTTTCTGAAGCTGCTTGAAAGGGGGGAGGTTCGCGCGGCCTATCCGTCGGAGGAGGGCTGGGTGGTGGAGCCGTCGGTCAAGCGCGGCATTCTGCTGGGGTTTCGGCTCGGGCAGAACGTCGAGATGGGCGGGGCCGATCTTCAGTTCAGCGATAAGGACACCTACCCGGCCCAGCGCCTGCCGGTCGTCGAGCGAGGCATTCGCGTGGTGCCCGGGGGGAGCTCGGTGCGACGCGGTGCCTATATTGGCGAGCGGGTCACGATGATGCCGCCGGCGTTTGTGAACGTCGGGGCGTATGTCGGGGCGCAGTCGATGGTCGACAGCCACGCGTTGGTGGGCAGTTGTGCTCAGATTGGTGAGCGGGTGCATCTCTCGGCCGGCGCGCAGATCGGCGGGGTGCTTGAGCCCATCGGGCAGACACCTGTGGTCGTCGAAGACGACGCGCTGATCGGTGGTAACACCGGCCTCTATGAGGGCGTGCAGGTGGGTAAGGGGGCGGTGATCGGGGCGGGGTGTGTGATCACAGCGAGCACGCCGGTCTTTGACCTGGTGCGCGAAGAGGTCTACCGGGCCACGGCCGAGGAGCCGCTGAAGATCCCGGCCGGCGCGGTGGTGATTCCGGGTAGCCGCCCGGCACGTGGCGAGTTCGCGAAGGCTCACGGGCTGACGATGGCGGCGCTGTTGATCATCAAGTACCGCGATGATCGCACCGACGCGCGCTCCGCTCTTGAGGAGCTGTTGCGATGA
- a CDS encoding pyridoxal phosphate-dependent aminotransferase encodes MTLRRPLSPSARAQSIKPTLIRALRAGMGPETIDFGLGQTDLPVSEAAARGAAAVLRHGTRAPYTPNAGLGEARAAVAAHVGCAPDQVMLTCGVQEALAVSLLGLVEPGDEVLVPDPGFPAYANLVRACGATPVAYPLVPPAASGEPWGLHLDAIAERIGPSSRLIILNNPSNPTGTVHSGEELGRLARLIERHDLAWLEDAIYEDYLWSGVFTTLSALESMQARGVRVSGLSKSHHVMGWRIGWMVAPAETIAALTPLHQHLVTCAPLPAQLALIEALKTHREAVADACVTLAARRQTVQRLLSPVEGLGLSAMQGAFYAFVDVRPWLGRFASSRELAEALLAEQDVLVIPGEGFGDGGQGFLRIAYTVGEPQLSEGLSRLTQFLEAYRL; translated from the coding sequence ATGACCCTTCGGCGCCCTCTGAGCCCCTCGGCGCGGGCGCAGTCGATAAAGCCGACGTTGATCCGCGCGCTTCGCGCCGGAATGGGGCCGGAGACCATCGACTTCGGGCTGGGGCAGACCGACCTTCCCGTCAGCGAGGCCGCCGCGCGTGGGGCGGCCGCTGTGCTGCGACACGGTACGCGCGCGCCCTACACGCCCAACGCCGGACTCGGGGAGGCGCGCGCCGCGGTCGCCGCGCATGTGGGTTGTGCGCCCGACCAGGTGATGCTCACCTGCGGCGTGCAGGAGGCCCTGGCGGTCAGCCTGCTGGGGCTTGTGGAGCCCGGTGATGAGGTGCTGGTTCCCGACCCCGGGTTTCCCGCCTACGCCAATCTGGTGCGGGCCTGCGGCGCGACCCCTGTCGCCTACCCACTGGTGCCTCCTGCGGCCTCTGGAGAGCCCTGGGGCTTACATCTGGACGCGATCGCCGAGCGGATCGGCCCCTCAAGCCGGCTCATCATCCTCAACAACCCGTCAAACCCCACCGGGACCGTTCACAGCGGAGAGGAGCTCGGCCGGCTGGCCCGCTTGATCGAGCGCCACGACCTGGCCTGGCTCGAAGACGCGATTTACGAGGACTATCTCTGGTCGGGAGTGTTCACCACGCTGAGTGCGTTGGAGTCGATGCAGGCGCGCGGTGTGCGCGTGAGCGGCCTCTCCAAGAGCCACCACGTGATGGGGTGGCGGATTGGCTGGATGGTCGCTCCGGCCGAGACGATCGCGGCGCTGACCCCCCTGCATCAGCATCTGGTGACATGTGCTCCCTTGCCCGCTCAGCTGGCGCTGATTGAGGCGCTCAAGACGCACAGGGAGGCGGTAGCCGATGCCTGCGTCACTCTGGCGGCCCGTCGCCAGACGGTGCAGCGCCTCTTAAGTCCGGTCGAAGGGCTGGGGTTGAGCGCGATGCAGGGCGCGTTTTACGCGTTTGTGGATGTGCGCCCCTGGCTGGGGCGTTTCGCCAGCTCGCGTGAGCTGGCCGAGGCGCTTCTGGCCGAGCAGGATGTACTCGTGATCCCCGGTGAGGGGTTCGGAGACGGAGGCCAGGGCTTTTTGCGCATCGCCTATACCGTTGGCGAGCCTCAGTTGAGCGAGGGGCTCTCACGTCTTACCCAATTCTTAGAGGCATATCGGCTCTGA
- a CDS encoding RluA family pseudouridine synthase, translated as MKSTLKKDVHPGEGNDEREAQVPNVRERRFEVDSNFEGWRLDQFLANRIPRISRSFASRIIRDGDLTIVPPRRAKASMRLLLGDMVILREHLEPEEVQDDEAGILYEDEVMLVLNKPAGMLVHESASVRLNTMTHYLQRLGFSEAEPVHRLDRETSGVLVCAREHRWVAPLRGMFATDHPEKIYRVLVEDPRGVWTPGREQTLETPLGPCAGSRLSIKMGEGRLRALTHVRALGQRVVRGYALSDLEVRIETGRQHQIRAHLAMAGTPVAGDKLYSRDDAFFMAISDAPEDAALLAQLPFERQALHAWKIALKNPKTGALLQVEAPVPEMWFEEA; from the coding sequence ATGAAGTCCACGTTAAAAAAAGATGTTCACCCGGGTGAGGGGAATGATGAGCGTGAGGCGCAGGTGCCCAATGTGCGGGAGCGTCGCTTTGAGGTGGACTCGAACTTCGAGGGGTGGCGTCTGGATCAGTTTCTGGCCAACCGCATCCCGCGTATCTCGCGCTCGTTTGCGAGCCGCATCATTCGCGATGGCGATCTGACGATTGTTCCGCCCAGGAGAGCCAAGGCGTCGATGCGTTTGCTGCTGGGCGATATGGTGATCTTGCGTGAGCATCTGGAGCCGGAAGAGGTTCAGGACGACGAAGCCGGTATCCTCTATGAGGATGAGGTGATGCTCGTTCTCAACAAACCCGCCGGGATGCTGGTGCACGAAAGCGCAAGTGTGCGCTTGAACACGATGACGCATTACCTGCAACGCCTTGGGTTTTCGGAGGCGGAGCCGGTCCACAGGCTGGATCGCGAGACAAGCGGGGTGCTTGTATGCGCTCGGGAACATCGCTGGGTGGCACCATTGCGCGGGATGTTTGCCACCGATCACCCCGAAAAGATCTATCGTGTGCTGGTCGAAGACCCGCGCGGAGTGTGGACGCCGGGACGAGAGCAGACGTTGGAGACGCCACTTGGCCCCTGCGCTGGGAGTCGGTTGTCGATCAAGATGGGCGAGGGGAGGCTGCGGGCCCTTACCCACGTGAGAGCGCTGGGTCAGCGGGTGGTGCGGGGCTACGCGCTCAGCGATCTGGAAGTGCGCATTGAGACCGGACGTCAGCATCAGATCCGCGCGCACCTCGCGATGGCGGGCACCCCGGTGGCTGGAGATAAACTTTATAGCCGGGACGATGCGTTCTTTATGGCGATCTCTGATGCTCCCGAGGATGCGGCTCTCCTGGCGCAACTTCCCTTTGAGCGCCAGGCGTTGCACGCGTGGAAGATTGCGCTCAAGAACCCGAAAACCGGCGCGCTCCTGCAGGTGGAGGCGCCGGTTCCTGAGATGTGGTTCGAGGAGGCGTGA
- a CDS encoding TadE/TadG family type IV pilus assembly protein, which produces MNISETLQSVARQLREEERATALTEFVVVLPIFLVAFGAILSLYNAHETALRTHALASAELWKDVRPIQTSYQMQHMHPVAGAIDAGLHYNNTGQWGVMAAKDIGEALGGMYADSGAKVTLANIVENVGVEPKLTLNGILGNNNSHTFNLMNDQILAGQMNMKGFSGIASTLLTQSGARPALAAGIRYGIASSVVRKDFPSSPWLSGQAEAAYTAAAPPMPQGRMMAVALTRLEMGTEAPLQDALMPFTMVPKFASAGSVGSSEEELQQQGEECAQKAREWAECRDRLGPLCMKDKPDCGGDAAEQDGKDLLDCLKNPPGGDSANCG; this is translated from the coding sequence ATGAACATCTCTGAGACGCTCCAATCTGTCGCTCGCCAGCTCCGCGAGGAGGAACGCGCCACCGCGCTCACCGAGTTCGTGGTCGTCCTGCCAATCTTTTTGGTGGCCTTCGGCGCAATTCTCTCGCTCTACAACGCGCATGAGACCGCACTTCGCACCCACGCGCTGGCCTCCGCCGAGCTCTGGAAAGATGTGCGCCCCATCCAGACCAGCTACCAAATGCAGCACATGCACCCGGTCGCCGGAGCGATCGACGCTGGCCTCCACTACAACAACACCGGGCAGTGGGGCGTGATGGCTGCCAAAGATATCGGTGAAGCCCTTGGTGGGATGTACGCCGACAGCGGCGCAAAGGTCACCCTCGCCAACATTGTCGAAAACGTCGGCGTCGAGCCCAAACTCACCCTCAATGGCATCCTCGGCAACAACAACAGCCACACCTTCAACCTGATGAATGACCAGATCCTCGCCGGTCAGATGAACATGAAGGGCTTCTCTGGCATTGCCAGTACTCTGCTCACCCAGTCAGGTGCACGCCCGGCGCTGGCCGCGGGAATTCGCTACGGTATTGCCTCCTCGGTGGTCCGCAAAGACTTCCCCTCCAGCCCCTGGCTCAGCGGACAGGCCGAGGCCGCCTACACCGCCGCAGCTCCCCCCATGCCCCAGGGGCGCATGATGGCCGTCGCGCTGACTCGCCTGGAGATGGGCACCGAAGCCCCCCTTCAAGACGCTCTCATGCCCTTTACAATGGTTCCGAAGTTTGCCAGCGCCGGCTCCGTCGGGTCTTCCGAAGAAGAACTTCAACAGCAGGGCGAAGAGTGCGCACAAAAGGCCCGCGAGTGGGCGGAATGCCGTGACCGGTTGGGCCCCCTGTGCATGAAAGATAAGCCCGACTGCGGGGGAGACGCTGCCGAGCAAGACGGCAAAGACCTGCTCGATTGCCTGAAGAATCCCCCCGGCGGCGACTCGGCCAACTGCGGCTAA